In the genome of Bacteroidales bacterium, one region contains:
- a CDS encoding amino acid permease, with the protein MASNLFRRKTIDSILRDADTESKEHKLNRNLNVRDLTAFGIAAIIGAGIFSTIGTAASTGGPAVSLLFVFTAIACGFSAMCYAQFASSVPISGSAYTYSYVSFGELIAWIIGWDLIMEYAVGNIAVAISWSDYFTGFMGSINIHIPEYLTVDYLSALRGYHSACIEIAKGIDINSLTMPLKEAYFAWVNAPMIGDLRLIADIPAFSIVVFITVLVYIGIHEAKVASNTMVLLKVSILLVVIGVGAFYINPQNWNPFAPNGLAGVMKGVSGVFFAYIGFDAISTTAEECKNPRRDLPRAMIYSLVITTVLYILISLVLTGMVHYSELAVGDPLAYVFQKLHLTKLSGVIAISAIIAMASVLLVFQVGQPRIWMSMSRDGLLPKIFSKIHKRFKTPAFSTIITGIMVAIPSLFLNLTEVTNLTSIGTLFAFALVSAGVLLMDKQNNKPTSEKTYKVPYLNSMYFLPIIWILVFMGIFYFNSDGVYSFFKFGGSANSPFNEKIPLFVFMVISIFITLLGIIKKLSLIPILGLLTNLYLMTELGISNWLRFGIWLLLGLIIYYSYGYKNSKLAHSTTS; encoded by the coding sequence ATGGCATCAAATCTTTTTAGAAGGAAGACTATTGATTCAATATTAAGGGATGCAGATACAGAATCTAAAGAGCATAAACTAAATAGAAATCTTAATGTTAGAGATTTAACGGCATTTGGAATAGCTGCTATAATTGGTGCGGGTATTTTTAGTACAATTGGTACTGCTGCTTCAACTGGAGGACCCGCGGTTTCCCTACTCTTTGTCTTTACTGCAATTGCTTGTGGATTTTCTGCAATGTGTTACGCACAGTTTGCATCATCGGTTCCAATAAGTGGGAGTGCGTATACCTATTCTTACGTCAGTTTTGGCGAACTCATAGCATGGATAATAGGGTGGGACTTAATAATGGAATATGCAGTTGGAAATATCGCAGTTGCCATTTCATGGTCCGATTATTTTACGGGGTTTATGGGAAGTATAAACATCCATATTCCCGAATACTTAACAGTTGATTATTTAAGCGCTCTGCGAGGCTACCATAGTGCTTGTATTGAAATTGCCAAAGGGATTGATATCAACTCGCTTACAATGCCACTAAAAGAAGCTTATTTTGCTTGGGTTAATGCACCAATGATAGGTGATTTAAGGTTGATTGCAGATATTCCTGCTTTTTCAATAGTTGTCTTTATTACAGTACTAGTATACATTGGTATTCATGAAGCTAAAGTTGCTAGTAACACAATGGTTTTGCTCAAGGTAAGCATACTACTCGTTGTAATTGGTGTAGGGGCTTTTTATATTAATCCCCAGAATTGGAATCCGTTTGCTCCAAATGGATTGGCTGGTGTAATGAAGGGTGTTTCAGGCGTATTCTTTGCGTATATTGGATTTGATGCTATATCTACTACAGCAGAGGAGTGTAAAAATCCTAGAAGGGATTTGCCTAGAGCAATGATCTATTCATTGGTTATCACAACTGTTTTGTACATTCTAATAAGTTTGGTTCTCACAGGAATGGTTCATTACAGTGAGTTAGCAGTAGGAGATCCATTGGCATATGTTTTCCAAAAATTACATCTCACAAAACTTTCTGGAGTAATAGCAATTAGTGCAATAATAGCTATGGCTAGTGTTCTATTGGTTTTTCAGGTTGGACAACCAAGAATTTGGATGAGTATGAGCCGTGATGGTCTTTTACCGAAAATCTTTTCCAAGATTCATAAGCGTTTTAAGACACCAGCCTTCTCAACAATTATCACTGGAATAATGGTTGCAATTCCATCGCTTTTCCTTAACCTCACGGAGGTTACGAACCTTACAAGTATAGGTACTCTTTTTGCTTTTGCACTTGTCTCAGCAGGAGTACTTTTAATGGATAAACAAAACAATAAACCAACATCAGAGAAAACATATAAAGTACCCTATTTGAATAGCATGTATTTTCTGCCAATTATATGGATTTTGGTTTTTATGGGTATATTCTACTTTAATTCAGATGGTGTTTATAGTTTCTTTAAGTTCGGAGGTTCAGCAAACAGCCCTTTTAATGAGAAGATTCCTTTATTTGTTTTTATGGTAATATCAATATTTATTACCCTTCTTGGAATTATTAAAAAATTATCACTTATTCCAATTCTAGGTTTGCTTACAAATCTTTACCTAATGACAGAGTTGGGAATATCTAACTGGTTACGATTTGGCATTTGGTTATTATTAGGATTAATTATCTACTATTCGTATGGCTATAAGAATAGTAAATTAGCTCATAGTACCACAAGTTAA
- a CDS encoding class I SAM-dependent methyltransferase, with amino-acid sequence MVQGLRSLMFRVWYWYISKIDSNAEVTFMNYGYDDPSLKVTLDKDDEPNRYSIQLYHRLASTVDLKDKNIVEVGCGRGGGLAYIAKTFSPSNALGIDLENRAVDFANSHHNSIGLKFKQGDAQNIPLESNSYDVLLNVESSHRYLDMNKFLSEVTRVLKHDGYFLYTDFRYPHEMPTLKESLDSMNLTLIEEQLINPNVISALKNDTERRKDLVKRLTPKIFHKTALNFAGVVDSPTYNQILSGDLVYYIYILKKNGQTNNN; translated from the coding sequence ATGGTACAAGGTTTAAGATCGTTAATGTTTCGTGTATGGTATTGGTATATTAGCAAGATAGATTCTAATGCTGAGGTAACATTTATGAATTACGGATACGATGATCCATCGTTAAAAGTAACCTTAGATAAAGACGATGAACCAAATCGTTATTCGATCCAATTGTACCATCGATTAGCAAGTACAGTAGATTTAAAAGATAAAAATATAGTTGAAGTGGGTTGCGGTAGAGGGGGCGGTTTAGCCTACATCGCCAAAACGTTTTCCCCTTCAAATGCACTTGGTATTGATCTTGAAAATCGTGCAGTAGATTTTGCAAATAGCCATCACAATAGCATTGGTTTAAAATTCAAACAGGGTGATGCTCAAAACATTCCCCTTGAAAGTAATTCTTATGATGTACTACTAAATGTTGAGTCATCACACAGATATTTGGACATGAACAAATTCCTTTCGGAGGTTACCCGTGTATTAAAGCACGATGGCTATTTTTTGTATACTGATTTTAGATACCCCCATGAAATGCCTACCTTAAAGGAATCGCTAGATTCAATGAACCTAACCCTAATTGAGGAGCAACTCATAAATCCAAATGTGATTTCAGCCCTGAAAAATGATACTGAACGGAGAAAAGATTTAGTAAAAAGGTTAACTCCTAAGATTTTTCATAAAACGGCATTAAACTTTGCAGGGGTAGTTGATTCGCCAACTTACAATCAAATTCTTTCGGGTGATTTGGTTTATTACATCTACATTCTCAAAAAGAATGGACAAACTAATAATAACTGA
- a CDS encoding fatty acid desaturase encodes MTTSNSNIVDTNSNWIKVVMKYNFPSIFKSWWQVVNSVVPYFLLWFLMVYSLDISYWITLLLSVFAAGFLVRIFIIFHDCGHGSFFKSDRLNRFVGIPLGLLSFTPYHRWHHDHKEHHATVGNLDKRGVGDVQTLTVEEYKKLTRWKKFGYRIYRNPIFLIGVAPILLFLIQYRLPKAYMGRKEHLYLHLSNLAMALMVFLVIWAIGWKAYLLIQIPVTYISSVHGVWLFYVQHQYDSVKWERADKWDYKTIALEGSSYFKLPFLLQWFTGNIGFHHIHHLSPKIPNYKLPKCHKENPIFHDQKPITFFSSLKSLRLKLWDEKNQRLVGFSEI; translated from the coding sequence ATGACAACATCTAACTCCAATATTGTTGATACTAATTCCAATTGGATTAAAGTTGTTATGAAATACAATTTTCCTAGCATTTTTAAGAGTTGGTGGCAGGTTGTTAATTCAGTTGTTCCATATTTTTTACTTTGGTTTTTAATGGTGTATAGTTTAGATATATCGTATTGGATTACTCTCCTTTTATCTGTTTTTGCAGCTGGTTTCTTGGTTAGAATATTTATCATCTTTCATGATTGTGGGCATGGTTCGTTTTTTAAATCAGATAGATTAAACAGATTTGTTGGAATTCCTTTAGGACTACTTTCGTTTACCCCTTATCACAGATGGCATCACGACCATAAGGAGCATCATGCAACGGTTGGCAACCTAGATAAACGGGGTGTGGGAGATGTCCAAACATTAACCGTTGAGGAGTATAAGAAGTTGACGAGATGGAAAAAATTTGGATACCGTATATATCGCAATCCAATATTTCTGATTGGCGTGGCACCAATACTTTTGTTTTTAATTCAATATCGTTTACCCAAAGCATATATGGGGAGGAAGGAGCATCTTTACCTTCATCTTTCTAATCTAGCTATGGCTTTAATGGTTTTCCTTGTAATATGGGCTATTGGTTGGAAAGCGTATTTACTTATTCAAATACCAGTTACATATATCTCATCGGTTCATGGGGTTTGGCTGTTCTATGTACAACATCAGTATGATTCGGTAAAATGGGAGCGTGCGGATAAGTGGGATTACAAAACAATTGCCCTAGAGGGAAGTTCGTACTTCAAACTACCTTTTTTACTTCAATGGTTTACGGGAAATATTGGGTTTCATCATATCCATCATTTAAGCCCTAAAATACCAAATTATAAGTTGCCTAAATGTCATAAGGAAAATCCAATTTTTCATGACCAAAAACCTATTACATTCTTTTCGAGCCTTAAGTCGCTTAGACTTAAACTATGGGATGAGAAAAACCAAAGATTGGTTGGATTTAGTGAGATTTAA
- a CDS encoding T9SS type A sorting domain-containing protein has translation MRKIYSYVVKIALTLIILFLTSGVYAQYPTLPYHPTVTNPGLYPVPTTPFTYGDWVTNVTFAGINNTTANVSWRNNYSGSTHASVVLGQTYTLSVTVNNVGADFSFQYIAAYIDWDRNGDCGGKRPGDGGTGEISSECYVLGLPGHASATVTLNITVPNDAAIGTTWLRVTLDADGGNGDYLSYFAYGEMEEYAVDVSAGVNNAPTDVSLSASAVNENVSANSAVGTLSTTDPDVGNTFTYSLVAGTGGTDNASFNISGSSLRITNSPDYETKSSYSVRVRTTDQGALYYEKAYTITINDLNEAPTDISLSASSINENVAGNSAIGNLNTTDQDAGNSFTYTLVAGTGSTDNASFNISGSSLRITSSPDFETKSSYSVRVRTTDQGSLTYEKAFTITISNVNETPTDISLSASSINENVVANSAIGTLSSTDPDAGTFTYTLVVGTGDTDNASFNISGSSLRITNSPNFETKSSYSVRVRTTDQGSLTFEKAFTITINDLNETPTDIALSASSINENVVANSTVGTLSTTDSDAVNTFTYTLVAGTGSTDNASFNISANSLRITGSPDFETKSSYSVRVRTTDQGTLFYEKAFTITINDLNEAPTDISLSASSINENVVANSTVGTLSSTDQDAVNTFTYTLVAGTGSTDNASFNISGSGLRITNSPDFETKSSYSVRVRTTDQGTLFYEKAFTITINNVNETPTDLALSVASINENVVANSTVGTLSTTDPDAGNTFTYTLVAGTGSTDNASFNISGSSLRINSSPDFETKNSYSVRVRSTDQGSLWFEKVFIVTINDLNEAPSDITLSASSINENVVANSTIGTLSSTDQDAGNTFTYTLVAGTGSTDNASFNISGSSLRITNSPDFETKSSYSVRVRTTDQGSLTYEKAFTITINNVNETPTDIALSATSINENVVANSTIGTLSTTDIDAGDTFTYTLEAGTGDTDNASFNISGSSLRITNSPDFETKNSYSVRIRTTDQGSLNFEKTFTITINNVNEIPTDITLSANTIDENVVGNSTVGGLTSTDVDAGNTFTYTLVAGVGDTDNASFNISGGNLRITNSPDFETKNSYSVRVRTTDQGSLTYEKAFTITINDLNEAPTNISLSANSIDENVAANSTIGTLSTTDQDAGNTFTYTLVAGAGSSDNSSFSISGNELHIISSPDYETKSSYLVRFRSTDQGSLYFEKSYAISIHNVNESPVVTASQSFSINENSIVGTVVGTVSATDPDAGTTFSNWTITSNVNPNTNGTDAFAINSTTGQITVFDAGDLDREANSSFTIKVTVSDGTNTSAEESVTINLNDVNDVVPVITASQVLYVTEQSPNGTTVGTVVATDGDVTATTFQSWTITAGNGGGYFTINSSTGVITVVDNTGLNSNINQSFTLTLTVSDGVNTSQSQTVSITVSAVNDENPVVTPNQSFVINENSANSTVVGTVLATDPDYGTNFQNWTITSGNTDNTFAINSSSGQITVNNSTALDYETVTSFSLTVQVSDGLHTASGVVTVNLNNLNDNAPTINGGTFALDENSSNGTSVCTISANDPDGILNVLTFSLVSTKASSPFAVDLNTGVVSVNNSTLLDYETIQSYSVTIRVSDGTHSADGVFTINLNNLNDNSPVVTDATFAIDENSANSTAVGTVAATDADGVLNSLTYSITSGNTNNAFAINSATGAITVNNTLALDFETTPIFNLVVSVSDVTHSSDGNITINLNDLVETGIDDNKEFSYKIYPNPAVDKVNIYLNNPSSESYTIEIVRIDGVRFYQSSEKNLSGIKTIDLTGITSGIYFIRVYNQKFMCTDKLIVE, from the coding sequence ATGAGAAAAATTTACTCTTATGTAGTAAAAATAGCATTAACACTAATAATTTTGTTTTTAACAAGTGGTGTTTATGCTCAATATCCAACATTACCTTATCACCCTACTGTAACAAATCCTGGCCTATATCCTGTGCCAACTACTCCATTTACTTATGGTGATTGGGTTACTAATGTGACTTTTGCTGGAATTAATAATACTACGGCAAATGTTTCATGGCGAAATAATTATTCTGGTTCAACTCACGCTAGCGTTGTTTTAGGCCAGACTTATACCCTTTCTGTTACAGTAAATAATGTTGGTGCAGATTTTTCCTTCCAGTATATTGCCGCATATATCGATTGGGATAGAAATGGTGATTGTGGTGGAAAAAGACCAGGAGATGGAGGCACAGGGGAGATATCAAGCGAATGTTATGTGTTGGGTTTACCAGGTCATGCTAGTGCTACAGTAACTTTAAATATTACTGTTCCAAATGATGCTGCAATTGGCACCACATGGTTAAGAGTGACTTTGGATGCTGATGGTGGTAATGGTGATTATCTGTCTTACTTTGCATATGGTGAAATGGAAGAATATGCTGTTGATGTTTCAGCAGGTGTTAATAATGCACCTACTGATGTATCTCTTTCTGCAAGTGCTGTAAATGAAAATGTTTCTGCCAACTCAGCTGTTGGTACTCTTAGTACTACCGATCCTGATGTTGGCAATACCTTTACCTACTCATTGGTTGCTGGCACAGGTGGCACAGATAATGCCTCATTCAATATTAGCGGTAGCAGTTTGCGTATTACCAATAGTCCTGATTATGAGACTAAGAGCAGCTATTCAGTGCGAGTACGCACAACAGACCAAGGTGCATTATACTATGAGAAAGCCTATACAATTACTATTAACGATTTAAACGAAGCTCCAACCGATATATCTCTTTCTGCAAGTTCAATCAATGAGAATGTTGCCGGAAATTCTGCGATTGGTAATTTGAATACTACAGATCAGGATGCAGGTAATTCATTCACGTATACGTTGGTTGCTGGAACAGGCAGTACTGACAATGCATCGTTCAACATTAGTGGTAGCAGTTTGCGTATCACAAGCAGTCCTGATTTCGAGACAAAAAGCAGCTACTCTGTAAGGGTTCGTACCACAGATCAAGGGAGTTTAACTTACGAGAAGGCCTTTACTATCACTATTAGCAATGTTAATGAAACCCCAACAGATATTTCTTTATCTGCAAGTTCTATCAATGAGAATGTAGTTGCTAATTCAGCAATAGGTACTCTAAGTTCTACTGATCCAGATGCTGGCACATTTACTTATACACTTGTAGTTGGAACAGGAGATACTGATAACGCTTCATTTAACATTAGCGGTAGCAGTTTGCGTATCACTAACAGCCCCAATTTTGAGACAAAGAGTAGCTATTCGGTGCGTGTTAGAACAACCGATCAAGGTAGTTTAACATTTGAGAAGGCTTTTACTATTACTATTAATGATTTAAATGAAACACCTACGGATATTGCTTTATCTGCAAGTTCAATCAACGAGAATGTAGTTGCCAATTCGACTGTTGGTACGCTTAGTACAACTGATTCTGATGCAGTTAACACCTTTACATATACACTTGTAGCAGGAACTGGCAGTACGGATAACGCTTCGTTTAATATTAGCGCTAATAGTTTGCGTATCACAGGTAGCCCTGATTTTGAGACAAAGAGCAGCTATTCTGTGCGTGTTCGTACTACAGACCAAGGTACTTTGTTCTATGAGAAGGCCTTTACCATTACTATTAATGACTTGAATGAAGCACCTACTGATATTTCCTTATCAGCAAGTTCAATCAATGAGAATGTGGTAGCAAACTCAACAGTGGGCACACTTAGTTCTACAGATCAAGATGCGGTCAACACTTTCACCTATACACTTGTGGCGGGAACAGGCAGTACTGATAATGCCTCGTTTAACATCAGTGGAAGTGGTTTACGTATTACAAATAGCCCTGATTTTGAGACAAAGAGCAGTTACTCTGTACGGGTTCGTACTACCGATCAAGGTACTTTGTTCTACGAGAAAGCATTTACAATTACTATCAATAATGTAAACGAAACACCAACTGACTTAGCGTTATCTGTTGCATCAATCAACGAGAATGTGGTAGCAAACTCTACAGTGGGTACTTTGAGCACAACCGACCCGGATGCTGGCAACACCTTTACCTATACTCTAGTTGCGGGTACTGGAAGTACTGACAATGCTTCGTTTAATATTAGCGGGAGTAGTCTACGCATCAATAGCAGTCCCGATTTTGAGACTAAAAACAGCTATTCCGTAAGGGTTCGCTCAACTGATCAGGGAAGTTTATGGTTTGAAAAGGTTTTCATTGTTACTATCAATGACCTGAATGAAGCTCCTAGTGACATTACCCTATCTGCTAGTTCAATCAATGAAAATGTTGTAGCTAACTCAACTATTGGCACATTGAGTTCAACGGATCAGGATGCAGGTAATACTTTCACCTATACACTTGTAGCAGGAACTGGTAGTACCGATAACGCTTCGTTTAACATTAGTGGTAGTAGCTTGCGTATCACTAATAGCCCTGACTTTGAGACTAAGAGCAGCTACTCCGTAAGGGTTCGCACTACCGATCAGGGAAGTTTGACCTATGAGAAAGCCTTTACAATCACCATTAATAATGTTAACGAAACTCCAACTGATATAGCGTTATCTGCTACATCAATCAACGAGAATGTAGTAGCAAATTCAACTATTGGTACTTTGAGCACAACGGATATAGATGCAGGTGACACTTTCACCTACACACTTGAAGCAGGAACTGGAGATACTGATAACGCCTCATTTAACATTAGCGGTAGCAGCTTGCGTATCACCAATAGTCCAGATTTCGAAACTAAAAACAGTTACTCAGTACGTATTCGAACAACAGATCAGGGTAGTTTGAATTTTGAGAAGACTTTTACTATCACTATTAACAACGTGAATGAAATACCAACTGATATTACCCTATCTGCAAATACAATCGATGAAAATGTAGTGGGCAATTCAACAGTTGGTGGCTTAACTTCAACAGACGTTGATGCTGGTAATACATTTACTTATACCTTGGTGGCTGGAGTAGGCGATACTGATAATGCTTCGTTTAATATTAGTGGTGGTAATTTACGTATTACCAATAGCCCCGACTTTGAGACGAAGAACAGTTACTCAGTACGTGTTCGTACTACCGATCAGGGAAGTTTGACATACGAGAAGGCCTTCACAATCACTATTAATGATCTGAATGAAGCACCAACTAATATCTCCTTATCTGCAAATTCAATAGATGAGAACGTTGCTGCTAACTCAACGATAGGCACTTTAAGTACAACAGATCAAGATGCAGGCAATACTTTCACCTATACATTGGTTGCAGGGGCAGGGAGTTCGGATAATTCTTCATTTAGTATTAGCGGCAATGAATTGCATATAATATCAAGTCCTGATTACGAAACTAAGAGTAGTTATCTTGTACGTTTTCGCTCAACAGATCAAGGCAGTTTATATTTTGAGAAGTCATATGCCATTTCAATTCATAATGTAAATGAATCACCTGTTGTTACTGCTTCGCAAAGTTTCAGTATAAATGAAAATTCAATTGTTGGGACAGTTGTAGGAACAGTTTCTGCTACTGATCCTGATGCTGGTACTACATTTAGCAATTGGACAATCACATCTAACGTAAATCCGAATACTAATGGTACTGATGCATTTGCTATAAATTCAACCACAGGTCAAATTACAGTTTTTGATGCTGGAGATTTAGATAGAGAAGCAAACTCTTCATTTACAATAAAAGTGACTGTTAGTGATGGTACTAATACAAGTGCCGAAGAGAGCGTTACTATAAATTTAAACGATGTGAACGATGTAGTTCCTGTAATAACAGCATCGCAAGTATTGTATGTTACCGAACAATCACCAAATGGTACAACTGTTGGAACAGTAGTAGCAACTGATGGTGATGTAACAGCAACGACTTTCCAGAGTTGGACAATTACCGCTGGAAATGGTGGTGGGTATTTTACGATAAATTCATCAACTGGAGTTATTACAGTGGTTGATAATACAGGACTAAATTCAAATATCAATCAAAGTTTCACATTGACTCTAACAGTATCCGATGGTGTAAATACTAGCCAGTCTCAAACAGTTTCGATTACTGTTAGTGCAGTTAATGATGAAAACCCTGTTGTTACTCCAAATCAATCATTTGTTATTAATGAGAATTCTGCAAATAGTACTGTAGTTGGTACTGTTTTAGCAACTGATCCAGATTATGGAACCAATTTCCAAAATTGGACTATTACTTCAGGTAATACTGATAATACATTCGCAATTAACTCATCTAGTGGTCAGATAACAGTTAATAATTCAACAGCTTTAGATTATGAAACTGTTACATCATTCTCATTAACCGTTCAAGTTTCTGATGGATTACATACTGCAAGTGGTGTAGTCACAGTAAATCTGAATAATTTGAATGATAATGCTCCTACAATTAATGGAGGAACTTTCGCACTTGATGAAAATAGTTCTAATGGGACATCAGTATGTACTATTTCTGCAAATGATCCAGATGGAATCTTGAATGTATTGACTTTCTCATTAGTAAGCACAAAAGCCTCTAGTCCATTTGCAGTTGATTTAAATACTGGTGTTGTATCAGTTAATAATTCTACATTGCTGGATTATGAAACCATTCAATCTTATTCGGTAACTATTAGAGTTTCTGACGGAACTCATTCTGCTGACGGAGTGTTTACAATCAATTTAAACAACTTAAATGACAACTCACCTGTTGTTACAGATGCAACGTTTGCAATAGATGAAAACAGTGCAAATAGTACAGCAGTTGGAACTGTTGCTGCAACTGATGCGGATGGAGTATTAAATAGCCTAACCTATTCCATTACATCTGGAAATACTAATAATGCATTTGCTATTAATTCAGCAACTGGTGCAATAACTGTAAATAACACTCTGGCACTGGATTTTGAAACAACTCCTATATTCAATCTTGTTGTAAGTGTATCGGATGTTACTCATTCCAGTGATGGTAATATTACAATTAACCTGAATGATTTAGTGGAAACAGGTATTGATGATAATAAAGAATTTAGCTACAAGATTTATCCTAACCCTGCGGTTGATAAGGTAAATATTTACTTAAACAACCCATCATCTGAATCTTATACAATTGAGATTGTAAGGATTGATGGTGTTAGATTCTATCAAAGTAGTGAAAAGAACCTATCAGGAATAAAAACTATTGATCTAACAGGAATCACAAGTGGTATATACTTTATAAGAGTATATAACCAGAAGTTTATGTGTACTGATAAACTCATAGTAGAATAG
- a CDS encoding ABC transporter substrate-binding protein translates to MNQTIKIGFLFPYSSVSPHMSQDIIDGFFTSIPEIYRKNFQFYPEYIDKGSHELVKVAVNKLIMFHNVDIISGIVSYKLMPEINSILERQKKLAFFFDLGEYLPPLAPISENIFFNSLQFWQVEYALGLWAQKQFSGKGAILMSIYEAGYQMHSAFWQGALSAGAEEIDMHILPFNPQLPNIEDILSPFFEKIKQSKVDYFHALFCGSEAFEFYKCYCQSDIYNKIPLVVTPYMASDETLDNVPKSNITLYSASTWNYNSMDEKNQRFKSAYQLRTGKKASEFAVMGYEMGQLFLPMLPIFQKKDLKEIIKYIKDASVNGPRGLRNFHHDSTLAPPIINIEKITTLNDKLSRIVLEQGIALKHNDSVFYDIHTQCVSGWKNPYLCV, encoded by the coding sequence ATGAATCAAACAATAAAAATAGGTTTTCTTTTTCCTTACTCATCTGTTTCTCCCCATATGTCGCAGGATATAATTGATGGTTTTTTTACATCAATACCAGAAATTTATAGGAAGAATTTCCAGTTTTATCCTGAATATATAGATAAAGGGAGCCATGAATTGGTTAAGGTTGCGGTAAATAAATTAATTATGTTTCATAATGTTGATATTATCTCAGGCATTGTTAGTTATAAGCTGATGCCAGAGATCAATTCGATATTAGAGAGGCAAAAAAAGTTGGCTTTTTTCTTTGATCTAGGGGAGTATTTACCTCCATTGGCTCCAATATCAGAAAATATCTTTTTTAATAGCCTTCAATTTTGGCAGGTAGAATATGCTTTGGGTCTCTGGGCTCAGAAACAGTTTTCGGGGAAAGGGGCAATTCTAATGTCGATATATGAAGCGGGTTACCAAATGCATAGCGCATTTTGGCAGGGTGCTTTATCGGCAGGCGCTGAGGAGATTGATATGCATATTCTGCCATTTAACCCACAGCTACCTAATATTGAGGATATACTATCTCCATTTTTCGAAAAAATTAAGCAAAGTAAGGTTGATTACTTCCATGCTCTGTTTTGTGGTTCAGAAGCTTTTGAGTTTTATAAATGTTACTGCCAATCCGATATTTACAACAAAATACCATTAGTGGTAACACCTTACATGGCTTCTGATGAAACACTGGATAATGTACCAAAAAGTAATATAACGCTATACTCTGCATCTACATGGAACTATAATTCGATGGATGAAAAAAATCAGCGATTCAAAAGTGCTTATCAGCTCAGAACTGGCAAAAAAGCAAGCGAATTTGCTGTGATGGGTTATGAAATGGGGCAGCTATTTCTACCCATGCTACCTATTTTTCAAAAAAAAGATTTGAAAGAGATAATTAAATATATAAAAGATGCCAGTGTCAATGGACCAAGAGGTTTACGTAATTTTCATCACGATTCAACATTGGCACCCCCTATTATAAATATTGAGAAAATTACTACTCTGAACGACAAATTATCCAGAATTGTGTTGGAGCAAGGAATTGCATTGAAACATAACGATTCAGTGTTCTATGATATTCACACACAATGCGTTTCTGGATGGAAAAACCCTTATTTGTGTGTGTAA